One Kiritimatiellia bacterium genomic region harbors:
- a CDS encoding RNA-binding protein, producing MPKVFVGNIPFTADESLMRDLFASFGPVAISKIIRERDSGRSLGFGWVELMDDEAAVSAAAALHGRDWMGRKIRTALMRPSDNRPRIA from the coding sequence ATGCCAAAAGTTTTTGTTGGAAACATTCCTTTCACTGCTGACGAATCGCTAATGCGGGACTTGTTCGCGTCTTTCGGTCCAGTGGCAATCTCGAAGATCATCCGCGAACGCGATAGCGGCCGTTCTCTGGGATTCGGCTGGGTGGAACTGATGGATGACGAAGCGGCGGTGTCCGCCGCGGCTGCGCTCCACGGTCGGGACTGGATGGGCCGAAAAATCCGTACCGCTCTGATGCGGCCGAGCGACAATCGGCCGCGCATCGCATGA